In Burkholderia sp. GAS332, one DNA window encodes the following:
- a CDS encoding Cytochrome c — translation MKPTFRSIRPVSYAMTKCRRPAVSLVCGLLIAGLIVAGNAALSGAPRALLVAEASAAEPVPATTAATATGDTADTRPDIVKRGEYLARAGDCVACHTAPRGKLFAGGLAMDTPFGTLYSPNITPDAQYGIGTWSEEAFFKMMRTGRTPDGTLLYPAMPIAQYTKVTREDSNAIFAYLKSVAPVREPNHKHTLRFPFNQRKLLYGWRTLYFREGEFQPDPTKSVEWNRGAYLVDGLGHCTMCHTKINMLGGSSQSEQFAGGLIPVQNWYAPSLTSDKDGGLGDWSIKDIVDLLQAGISDRGAVYGPMAEVTYHSLQYMTEDDVKAMAVYLKTLPDNRGRKSGPSAPTNTNVFALGEKIYADKCALCHGANGEGQLQHYPPLARNQSIEMDSAVNPIRIVLNGGFPPGTMRNPEPYGMPPFGQELNDTDAAAVVTYIRTAWGNHGQPVTSREVNELRKAPLH, via the coding sequence ATGAAGCCGACCTTCCGCTCGATCCGCCCAGTTTCGTACGCCATGACGAAGTGCCGTCGCCCTGCTGTTTCGCTCGTGTGCGGCTTGCTGATTGCCGGCTTGATCGTCGCCGGCAACGCCGCACTTTCCGGCGCACCGCGCGCCTTGCTAGTCGCTGAAGCAAGCGCCGCTGAACCGGTGCCTGCTACCACGGCTGCAACGGCCACCGGCGACACAGCCGACACCCGCCCCGACATCGTCAAACGCGGCGAGTATCTGGCGCGCGCCGGCGACTGCGTCGCCTGCCACACCGCGCCGCGCGGCAAACTGTTCGCCGGCGGCCTTGCCATGGATACGCCGTTCGGTACGCTCTATTCGCCGAACATCACACCGGATGCGCAATACGGCATCGGCACATGGAGCGAGGAAGCGTTCTTCAAGATGATGCGCACCGGCCGCACGCCGGACGGCACCCTGCTCTACCCCGCAATGCCGATTGCCCAGTACACCAAGGTCACGCGTGAAGACTCGAACGCAATCTTCGCCTATCTGAAGTCCGTGGCACCGGTACGCGAGCCGAACCACAAGCACACGCTGCGCTTCCCGTTCAACCAGCGCAAGCTGCTGTACGGCTGGCGCACGCTGTACTTCCGTGAAGGCGAGTTCCAGCCGGACCCGACCAAATCGGTCGAATGGAATCGCGGTGCCTATCTCGTCGATGGGCTCGGACACTGCACGATGTGCCACACCAAGATCAACATGCTCGGCGGCTCGTCGCAAAGCGAGCAGTTCGCCGGCGGGCTGATTCCGGTGCAGAACTGGTACGCGCCGTCGCTGACGTCTGACAAGGACGGCGGTCTCGGCGACTGGAGCATCAAGGACATCGTCGACCTGCTACAGGCAGGCATTTCCGATCGCGGCGCCGTGTACGGGCCGATGGCCGAAGTCACCTATCACAGCCTTCAGTACATGACGGAAGACGACGTCAAGGCGATGGCGGTCTATCTCAAGACGTTACCGGACAATCGCGGGCGCAAGTCGGGCCCGTCCGCGCCGACCAACACCAATGTGTTCGCGCTCGGCGAAAAAATCTACGCTGACAAGTGCGCGCTCTGCCACGGCGCAAACGGCGAGGGTCAGTTGCAGCACTACCCGCCGCTCGCACGTAACCAGTCGATCGAAATGGACTCCGCGGTCAACCCGATCCGCATCGTGCTGAATGGTGGCTTCCCGCCCGGCACCATGCGCAATCCCGAGCCGTACGGCATGCCGCCTTTCGGGCAGGAACTGAACGACACCGATGCCGCCGCCGTCGTCACGTATATCCGCACTGCGTGGGGTAATCATGGCCAGCCGGTGACGTCCCGCGAGGTCAACGAGTTGCGCAAGGCGCCGCTGCACTGA
- a CDS encoding cytochrome c oxidase subunit 2 has protein sequence MSTDSNHQPGSGHEVALRAERRWAIFASALIVLMLAVIVFSGLHWAMMPPSRVETIDPSRLQLSGEFVEDNLGSAVEPDGSVVVRFIAQQYSFTPQCLLVPADTPITIRTTSADVVHGLLVTDTNINTMVVPGYVSTLNTRFDKPDEHTMPCHEFCGFGHQTMWAHVKVIDKATFFEQARQSRRLSCVSR, from the coding sequence ATGTCGACTGATTCCAATCACCAACCGGGCAGCGGCCACGAAGTCGCCTTACGCGCGGAACGCCGCTGGGCGATTTTTGCCTCGGCGCTGATCGTGCTGATGCTCGCCGTCATCGTGTTCTCGGGGCTGCATTGGGCGATGATGCCGCCGTCACGGGTCGAGACGATCGATCCTTCGCGCCTGCAACTGTCCGGCGAATTCGTCGAAGACAACCTCGGCAGCGCCGTCGAGCCGGATGGCTCGGTAGTCGTGCGGTTCATCGCGCAGCAGTATTCGTTCACGCCGCAATGCCTGCTGGTGCCTGCCGACACGCCGATCACGATCCGCACCACTAGCGCCGATGTCGTGCACGGCCTGCTGGTCACCGACACCAACATCAACACGATGGTCGTGCCCGGCTATGTGTCCACGCTGAACACGCGCTTCGACAAACCCGATGAACACACCATGCCGTGCCACGAGTTCTGCGGCTTCGGCCACCAGACCATGTGGGCGCACGTCAAGGTCATCGACAAAGCAACCTTCTTCGAGCAAGCCCGACAATCACGGAGGCTCAGCTGTGTTTCACGCTAA